The region CCCAGGCGTTCTCGCCGACCGCACGGCCCAGCGCGGCCACCCGGTCGCGGAACTCGTCGGAGCCCATCACGCCGGCCGTCCGCTTGCCCAGCGACACGACCTGCGCGCCGGTCAGGGTGGAGGTCTCGATCAGGTAGTCCGGCCCGTCCTCGCACGCCCGCGCGATCGCGTCGGACAGCACCAGGCGGCCCTCGGCGTCGGTGTTGAGCACCTCGACGGTCTTGCCGCCGTACATGGTGAGCACGTCACCGGGGCGGTAGGCGGTGCCGGACGGCATGTTCTCCGCCAGCGGGGCCCACGCGGTGACCTCCAGCGGGTACTTGAGCTTCGCCGCCAGCACGACGGTCGCCACGACCGCCGCCGCGCCGCTCATGTCCGAGGTCATCTCGTCCATGCCCGCCGCGGGCTTGATGGAGATGCCGCCGGTGTCGAAGGTGATGCCCTTGCCGACCAGGGCGACCTTCTTGCCCGCCTTCGGGCCGCGGTAGGTCACCCGGACCAGGCGCGGCGGGCGCGACGAGCCGAGACCGACGCCGAGGATGCCGCCGAAGCCCTGCTTGCGCAGCGCCTTCTCGTCGAGGACCTCGACCTCCAGCCCGTCGATGCCCTGGGCCAGCGCGGTGGCCCGCTCGGCGAAGGACGCCGGGTACAGGTCGTTGGGCGGGGTGTTGATCAGGTCGCGGGTCGCGGCGACGGCCTCCGCGATCGCGGTGGACGCCTTCACGGTCGCGCGGTGCGCCTTGACCGTGCCCGTGGCGGGGGCGACCAGGTCGACGCGGACCACCGGGGCTTCACCGGCCGACGACTTGTAGGCGGTGAACTGGTACGCGCCGAGCAGCGTGCCCTCGACGGCCGCACCGAGGTGCAGCGCGGACAGCGTTGACGTGGCGCGCTTCTTGCCGGTGAGGGCACGGGCGGCGGCACCGGACGCGCGGCGCACCTGCTCCTCGCTCACGTCGTCACCGGTCGGCTTGCCCAGGCCCACGGCGATCACCAGGGGCGCGGCGAGCTTGCCGAACGTGGGGACGGCGACGACTTCTTCGGCCTTGCCGGTCGCGCCCAGGGTGGTGAGGACGTCCAGCAATCCGCCGTCGAACGCGGCGTTCACCGCCTCGGCGGCACCCGCGAGGGCGGGGCCGTCGGGTCCCTGGATGGTGCCCACCACCACCGCGTCCACGGCTGTGGTGCTCAGGTCACTGTCGGTGATGGCCAGTTTGGGCGCGGTCACTGCGGCTCCTTGACGGGGGTCCTCCCGGCACTTCCTGGTCGTGCGGCGGGAACGGGGGTGGATCGTGACGAATGCTAAAGGTCTTGTTCACAGCCGGGGCCGCCGCACCTTCCATAGCGGGGAGTAACAATTAACACGATCGTGGGTCAACTGGCCGGGCGTTAGTTGGCGCTCGGGCTCTGTGGGACCGTGTAGCGGTGACAGTCACGCCCCGTGCCGGGGCCGTGGTGCTCGCTCTCGGCGCGACCCTGGGTGCCGGAATCCTCGTCGGATTCGCCCCCGCCGCCGCCGTCGCGGGTCCCTGGTTCCTCCTCGCGCTCGTGCTCGCCGCGCTGACCGCGCTGTGCTGTGCCTACTCCACCGCCGACCAGCACCGGGCCTACCCGGACGCGGCCGGCGGCTACGCCTACATCCGCAACCAGCTCGGGCCGTGGCCGGGGCGGATCGGCGCGAGCGCTCACCTGATCGGGCGGGCCGGGCTGGCGGCGGCGGTGGCCGGGGCGTTCGGCGCGTACGCGTTCCCCTCCGATCGGGTGCTCGCGGGGCTGGGCGTGCTGGTGGTGACGGCGGTGGTCGGCAGGTACCTGGCCGGGTACGTCGCCTGGGCCGCCGTGCTGGTGGTGCTCGCCGTGCTGGCGGTCGTGGTGCTGGTGTGCTTCTCGGTGACGCCGGCGGTGAGCCCGGTCGGGGCGGCCGAGTCGGCTGGAGCGGTCGGGGCGGCTGGAGCGGTCGGGGCGGCTGGAGCGGTCGGGTCGCCCGGGTTCGACGGGATCATGGGCGCGGCCGGGCTGATGTTCGCCGCGTTCACCGGGTTCGAGCGGATCACCGCGCCGGGGCGGGGCGACCGGGTGTTCCCGGCATCGGTGTTGAAGGTGGCCGTGCCGGTGCTGGTCGGCGTGGTGTTCGTGGTCGTGGCGGGTGTCGGCGCGGCGGTCCTCCACCAGCTCGGGGCGGCGCGGGTGGCGTTGTCGCCGGCTCCGCTGCGGGACGCGTTGGTGGCGGCGGACGGGCGGGCGCTGGTGCCGGTGCTCGCGGTGGGGGCGGCGGTCGCGGCGGTGTCGGTGCTGGTGTTCGTGCTGGCCGGCGCGCGGCGCACGCTGGTGGGGTTGGTGGAGAACGGAGACCTGCCGAACATCCGCGCCCGGTGGCCGTTGGAGGTCGTCGCGGTCGGGTTGGCCCTGGTGGCGTTCCTGGCGTTGCCGACGTCCACGGCGTTCGCGGTCGGAGCGTGCGGCACGGCCTTCTATTACGGGTTCACGAACGCGTCGGCGCGAGTCCTGCTCCAAGAAGACCGGACGTGGCCGATGCGCACGGCGTGCCTGGGTTTGGGGCTGTCGGTGCTGTTGGCGATGAGCGCGCCGGCCGACGCGTTGGTGATCACCGGGGTCGGCTTGGTGGTCGGCACCGGGTTGTTGGGGTTGGGGCGGATTCGTCACTCGGTCGGGTGAGTGCCGGGAAGGGCGAACAGTGAGGTGGCCTCGTACGTGAGTGGCCACGGGAAGTCGGACGTCCGAGCGTCGGGACAGCGATTTTCCGAAGTCGCACCGGGAGCTAGTGTGCTGTCATGACGACCGCGTTGCCTTTCACCCGGACCCCCAACACCCAGCCGGCCACCCCGGAGCGGGTCGCGGAGGTACTCGCCAAGCCGGGCTTCGGGCAGCACTTCACCGACCACATGGTGACGATCCGCTGGAACCGCGAACAGGGCTGGCACGACGCCGCAGTCGAGCCCTACCACTCGCTGGAGCTGGACCCGGCGGCAATGGTGCTGCACTACGGCCAGGCCATCTTCGAAGGGCTCAAGGCGTACCGCCGGCCCGACGGATCGATCGCGTCCTTCCGCCCGGAGGCGAACGCCGAGCGCTTCCGCGCCTCCGCGCGTCGGATCGCCATGCCGGAGCTGCCGGACGAGCTGTTCCTCGACTCGGTCCGCGAGCTGCTCGCCGTGGACGGCCGGTGGGTGCCCTCGGCCGCCGAGGAGTCGCTGTACCTGCGGCCGTTCATGTACTCGTCGGAGAAGGGCCTCGGTGTGCGGCCCGCGTCCGAGTACGTCTACGTGCTCATCGCCTCGCCCGCCGGGTCGTACTTCGCGGGCGGCCTCAAGCCGGTGACGGTGTGGCTGTCCGCCGAGTACGTGCGCGCGTCGCCGGGCGGCACCGGCGCGGCCAAGTTCGCGGGCAACTACGCGGCGTCGCTGGTGGCCCAGGCCCAGGCCGCCGAGCAGGGCTGCGACCAGGTCGTGTGGCTCGACGCGGTGGAACGGCGGTGGGTCGAGGAGATGGGCGGGATGAACCTGTTCTTCGTCCTCGGCTCCGGTGCCGACGCGCGGGTCGTCACGCCCGAGCTGTCCGGCGCGCTGCTGCCCGGCATCACCCGGGACTCGCTGCTGCGGCTCGCCGCCGACTTCGGCTACGGGGTCGAGGAGCGGCGGATCTCCACCGAGGAGTGGGAGAAGAAGGCCGAGTCCGGCGAGCTGACCGAGGTCTTCGCCTGCGGCACGGCGGCGGTGATCACGCCGGTCGGGCACGTCAAGCACGCGGGCGGTGAGTTCAGCGTGTCGGGCGGGGCCACCGGTGAGGTGACGCTGAAGCTGCGGGAGCGGCTGACGGGGATCCAGCAGGGGCTGGTCGAGGACCCGCACGGGTGGATGACCCCGCTGGGCTGAGCTGGTCGACGGGCGTCGGGCGGGCCTGGGGATTCGGGCTCGCCCGGGTTCGGGTTTGGCTGGATTCGGGCTTGGTTGGGTTCGGGTTTGGCTGGGGTTTGGGTTTGGCTGGAGAGCCGAGCGAGGCAGGTCAAGCGAGGGAGCAGACGGCGAGCACGGTGAGGCTCGCCGTTTCGCATGCCGCGCCGAGAACGTCGCCGGTGATGCCGCCGAACCTGCGGCGGGTGTGCCGGACCAGCAGGAGGACGAGCGCGCCGGCGAGCACGACGGCTGCCGGGCCGTGCCACGGGTGCACGAAGTAGCCCGCTGCGGTGAGCACCAGCCACCACGTGATGGCGACTGCCCTCGACTGGGTGCCGGCCACCAGCGCGCCCAGCCCTTCGGGGCGTGCGGCGGGGACGCCTTGCAGGCAGCAGAGGACGAACGCGGCTCGGCCTGTGGTGAGGGCGAGTACCACCGCGGTCCACGAGACCGCGGGCAGAGCTGCCGCTTGACCGCCCAGGACGACGATCAGAGCGACCACCGCGAACGGGCCCGCGCCGCCCTGTCGCATGACTTCCAGAGCGCGTTCCGGAGGGCCGTAGCAGCCCAGGCCGTCGGCGGTGTCGGCCAGGCCGTCGAGGTGCATGCCGCGGGTCGCCAGCGCCAACCCGCCGACCACGAGGAAGCCGGCCAGCAGCGGTGGGGCGTTGGTGTGGGACAACCCGTAGAGCGCCGCAGCCGTGAACAGGCCCAGCAGCGTGCCGACGAGCGGTGCGGAAGTGATGGCGCGCCTGGCCGACCGCGCGTCCACGGTGGAGACGTGGACGGGGAGCACGGTCAGCCAGGACAGGGCCAGGCGCATCAGGCGGTCCCGGAAGGGTGTGGGGGTGAGGGGAGGGCGATGGTGGGTATCAGGCGGGTCCGGAGACGCCTGCGCCGTCGAAGGTCGCCATCTCGGCGAGCACCTTCGTCGCCATCGCGACCAGCGGGAACGCGGCGACCGCGCCGGACCCCTCGCCCAGGCGCAGGTCGAAGTCGAGCAGCGGCTCCAGGCTGAGGTGGTTGAGCGCCAAGGCGTGCGCGGGCTCGGCGGACTTGTGCCCGGCCACCCACCACTCGCGGGCACCGGGGGCCAGTTCCTCGGCGACGATCGCCGCGGCACCCACGACGACGCCGTCCAGGATCACCGGGGTGCGGCGGACGGCGGCCTGCGCGAGGAAGCCCGCCATCGCGGCGATGTCCGCGCCGGAGGAGGTGGCGAGCAGCTGCACGGGGTCGCTGATCACCGGGCGGGCCCGGCGCAGCGCGTCCCGGATGGCGGCGGTCTTGCGCATCCAGCCCCGGTCGTCCACGCCCGTGCCGCGGCCGACGACGGCCACCGGCTCGGACCCGGTGAGGGCGGCGATCAGCACGGCCGACGGGGTGGTGTTGCCGATCCCCATGTCGCCCGCGATCAGGACGTCCGCGCCGCCGTCGACCTCGTCGTCGACCAGCTTGCGGCCGAGTTCGATCGCCTGCTCGGCCTCCGCGCGGGTCAGCGCGTCCTCGCGGTCGATGGAACCCGAGCCGCGGCGGACCTTGGAGTCGCCGACGGAGGTGTCGGAGTCGACCGACACGTCGACCACCCGGACGGTCGCGCCGGCGACCGTGGCCAGCACGTTCACCGCCGCGCCGCCGGCCAGGAAGTTCGCCACCATCTGGCCGGTGACCTCGCTGGGGTACGCGGA is a window of Saccharothrix espanaensis DSM 44229 DNA encoding:
- a CDS encoding APC family permease, whose translation is MTVTPRAGAVVLALGATLGAGILVGFAPAAAVAGPWFLLALVLAALTALCCAYSTADQHRAYPDAAGGYAYIRNQLGPWPGRIGASAHLIGRAGLAAAVAGAFGAYAFPSDRVLAGLGVLVVTAVVGRYLAGYVAWAAVLVVLAVLAVVVLVCFSVTPAVSPVGAAESAGAVGAAGAVGAAGAVGSPGFDGIMGAAGLMFAAFTGFERITAPGRGDRVFPASVLKVAVPVLVGVVFVVVAGVGAAVLHQLGAARVALSPAPLRDALVAADGRALVPVLAVGAAVAAVSVLVFVLAGARRTLVGLVENGDLPNIRARWPLEVVAVGLALVAFLALPTSTAFAVGACGTAFYYGFTNASARVLLQEDRTWPMRTACLGLGLSVLLAMSAPADALVITGVGLVVGTGLLGLGRIRHSVG
- a CDS encoding leucyl aminopeptidase, whose protein sequence is MTAPKLAITDSDLSTTAVDAVVVGTIQGPDGPALAGAAEAVNAAFDGGLLDVLTTLGATGKAEEVVAVPTFGKLAAPLVIAVGLGKPTGDDVSEEQVRRASGAAARALTGKKRATSTLSALHLGAAVEGTLLGAYQFTAYKSSAGEAPVVRVDLVAPATGTVKAHRATVKASTAIAEAVAATRDLINTPPNDLYPASFAERATALAQGIDGLEVEVLDEKALRKQGFGGILGVGLGSSRPPRLVRVTYRGPKAGKKVALVGKGITFDTGGISIKPAAGMDEMTSDMSGAAAVVATVVLAAKLKYPLEVTAWAPLAENMPSGTAYRPGDVLTMYGGKTVEVLNTDAEGRLVLSDAIARACEDGPDYLIETSTLTGAQVVSLGKRTAGVMGSDEFRDRVAALGRAVGENAWAMPLPDELRGDIDSRVADLANVAGHRFGGMLVAGIFLREFVADGVPWAHVDIAGPSFHNGAPHGYTTKGGTGVPVRTLAAVLADIAANG
- the cobS gene encoding adenosylcobinamide-GDP ribazoletransferase, with the translated sequence MRLALSWLTVLPVHVSTVDARSARRAITSAPLVGTLLGLFTAAALYGLSHTNAPPLLAGFLVVGGLALATRGMHLDGLADTADGLGCYGPPERALEVMRQGGAGPFAVVALIVVLGGQAAALPAVSWTAVVLALTTGRAAFVLCCLQGVPAARPEGLGALVAGTQSRAVAITWWLVLTAAGYFVHPWHGPAAVVLAGALVLLLVRHTRRRFGGITGDVLGAACETASLTVLAVCSLA
- the cobT gene encoding nicotinate-nucleotide--dimethylbenzimidazole phosphoribosyltransferase, which codes for MTIEFPPVEPPNEDARREAVARHGVLTKPAGSLGKLEELGVWVAACQGVCPPRPFTRPRVIVFAGDHGVAQHGVSAYPSEVTGQMVANFLAGGAAVNVLATVAGATVRVVDVSVDSDTSVGDSKVRRGSGSIDREDALTRAEAEQAIELGRKLVDDEVDGGADVLIAGDMGIGNTTPSAVLIAALTGSEPVAVVGRGTGVDDRGWMRKTAAIRDALRRARPVISDPVQLLATSSGADIAAMAGFLAQAAVRRTPVILDGVVVGAAAIVAEELAPGAREWWVAGHKSAEPAHALALNHLSLEPLLDFDLRLGEGSGAVAAFPLVAMATKVLAEMATFDGAGVSGPA
- a CDS encoding branched-chain amino acid aminotransferase, giving the protein MTTALPFTRTPNTQPATPERVAEVLAKPGFGQHFTDHMVTIRWNREQGWHDAAVEPYHSLELDPAAMVLHYGQAIFEGLKAYRRPDGSIASFRPEANAERFRASARRIAMPELPDELFLDSVRELLAVDGRWVPSAAEESLYLRPFMYSSEKGLGVRPASEYVYVLIASPAGSYFAGGLKPVTVWLSAEYVRASPGGTGAAKFAGNYAASLVAQAQAAEQGCDQVVWLDAVERRWVEEMGGMNLFFVLGSGADARVVTPELSGALLPGITRDSLLRLAADFGYGVEERRISTEEWEKKAESGELTEVFACGTAAVITPVGHVKHAGGEFSVSGGATGEVTLKLRERLTGIQQGLVEDPHGWMTPLG